The Streptomyces sp. NBC_01116 sequence GTAGCCGCTGTGGTGCAGCGGCACGGTCCGGGCCACGCGGGTGCCGGACCCCTGGGCGGTCTCCACGAGCCCTTCGGTCTTGAGCACGGTGATCACCTTCTGAGCGGTCGCCCGCGAAATCCCCCACTCCGCCGCCAGTGCGCGGTCAGGCGGCAGGAGATCGCCCGGTGCCAGCTCGCCGGATGTGATCTGTCCCCGGATATGGGTCACGACCTGCATGTACGGCGCTACTGCCCGCTCGATCTTCGGCATGTCCATCCCTCTCTGATTGGCCCATCTGGAATCCAGGCTAGTCCATTGCCTTGACATTGGCCTAGCGGCTAGGCCAATTTATTCCCCGAGGGCGGCGCGGCCCCGGGGGTGGAGCCCCGGAGCCGCCTGTCAGTCGCCCCTATGCGCGGAGGAGACGGACATGACGATCCTGGCAGAGCGACCGGTGGCGGCGGAGCCGGAGGGGCGTCGGCGTGGGCTGAGCATGAGTGAGGGTGAGCGGGTGGGGCGGCTGGCTGCTCTGCATCAGCGGCGGTTGGTGCACTACCTGTTCGTGCGGGTGGATGACTGGCAGCTCGCGGAGGACCTGATCCAGGACATGTGGGTGGACCTGGCGATGCGTCCGTACGAGATGGACGACTGGGCGGGCCGGGACGACGCGGACCTGTACCCGCTGCTGGCGTGGCGGGCGCGGCGGCAGATTCACCAGCACCTGCGGCTGCGGATGAACGAGCGGGAGTCCGTGCTGGGCGCGGGCCGGGCCGGGGACGAGCGCGATGTGGAGCAGCGCATGGACGCTCTGGCCGGTCCGGGCCCGGAGGACGAGGTGCACTGCGCGGTCGAGGAGCTGTTCGGGCTCGGGGAGTCCGGAGAGATCTCCGGGTGCTGGGCCCGGGCGCTTGGTGTGCTGTCGCCGCGTCAGCGGCAGGTGATCGAGCTGCTGTGCGAGGGGATGACGCAGCGGGCGGTGGCGGCCCGGATGGGCGACAACCAGGGCAACGTCGCGCAGCACCTGCGGTTGGCGTTGAAGGTGCTGCGGGACCCGGCGGAGGTCCGCCGCCGGTTAGCGCGGCGTGAGTCGGAGGCGCTGCCGGGCGAGTGGACGACGGTGGTGGACCGGCTCCCGTCCGCGCAGGCCGCCGTGGTGCGGCTCCGGGCGCGCGGGCTGACCAACGCGGACGTCGCGCGGGAGCTGGGCCGCACCCAGGCGTCGACGTACGAGTCCTACAAGCGGGCGGTGGCGAACCTGCGGCTGATGGTGCAGGAACGGCGGGCGGACCCGGTGGCCCCGGCCGCGCCGGTCCAGCAGAAGACCGGCTGCGCCCGGACGTGCGCGACCGTCTGCGCCCTTCGCCGTGCGGAGGTGACGGCCTGATGTCCCGACAGCAGATGGAGCGGACCGCGCTCCTGGTGGCCGCGCTCGTCATCCTCGCGCTGACCGGCCTGGCGTTCTGGCTCTCCTATGCGCACCTGGCGGAGGTCGCCGGACAGCACGGGCTCAAGGCCTCCCCGATCCGGCAGTGGGCGTGGCCCGCGACGCTGGACGCCTTCATCGTTGGCGGAGAGCTGCTCATGCTCCGTGCCGGGCTCCAGGGCCGGACCGACTGGTGGGCGATCACCGCCACGGCGGTCGGCTCGGTCGGCTCGATCGTCCTCAACGTGGCCGGGGTCGCGGGCGACCGGGAGGCCGGGGTCGTGCCCCTGCTCGACTACGTCGTGGCTGCTGTCCCCCCGACCGCCGCGTTGCTGGCCTTCGGGCTCCTCATGCGGCAGGTGCACGCGCTGGCCGCCGACCCGACCCCTGCGGCTGTTCCCCTGGGGAACACCCCGGACGTCGAGGTGTCCCCCACCCCTGCACTGGACCCCGCGCCGGCGGATGCATCGCCGCTGGTCATCTGCGGGGAACACCTGGAGATCCCGCCTGTCCCCCCGCGTCCCCGGCTCAGCACCCAGGAGGCCCGCGCCGCGATCGAGCAGGCGTGGCGGGACGGCCTGAGTGTCCGTGAGGCAGCGCGGGTGTCCACTCGCGGCGCCTCGCAGGTGCAGCGGGTGTACAC is a genomic window containing:
- a CDS encoding sigma-70 family RNA polymerase sigma factor, encoding MTILAERPVAAEPEGRRRGLSMSEGERVGRLAALHQRRLVHYLFVRVDDWQLAEDLIQDMWVDLAMRPYEMDDWAGRDDADLYPLLAWRARRQIHQHLRLRMNERESVLGAGRAGDERDVEQRMDALAGPGPEDEVHCAVEELFGLGESGEISGCWARALGVLSPRQRQVIELLCEGMTQRAVAARMGDNQGNVAQHLRLALKVLRDPAEVRRRLARRESEALPGEWTTVVDRLPSAQAAVVRLRARGLTNADVARELGRTQASTYESYKRAVANLRLMVQERRADPVAPAAPVQQKTGCARTCATVCALRRAEVTA
- a CDS encoding DUF2637 domain-containing protein, translated to MSRQQMERTALLVAALVILALTGLAFWLSYAHLAEVAGQHGLKASPIRQWAWPATLDAFIVGGELLMLRAGLQGRTDWWAITATAVGSVGSIVLNVAGVAGDREAGVVPLLDYVVAAVPPTAALLAFGLLMRQVHALAADPTPAAVPLGNTPDVEVSPTPALDPAPADASPLVICGEHLEIPPVPPRPRLSTQEARAAIEQAWRDGLSVREAARVSTRGASQVQRVYTQLTAEQPIDGQTAIEMDAADAA